ATCGGCATCGCGCTCTTCGTCTGCGCGCTGCTCGACCTGGTGGTCCGCGGCCTCGGGGTGTGACGGCCGGGCGGTCCGGTCCGCCGGTCCGGGTCGGTCCGCCGGTCCAGCCCGGCGCCGTGGCGTGCGGTGCCCGTGCGGGGCGTGCGGCGCGAGGGCGTGGCGCCGGGGCGTGGCGCCGTCGTCGGGCCCGCGCCCGCGCCGGTCGTGCGGTCGCGCTCAGCGCACCGGCACCGCCCCGCCGCCGTACGGGGGCGCGCCGGACCGTCCGCCGGGGCGGCGGCGCAGGACGAAGGCCGCCGCCACACCGGCGACGAGGCCGAACAGGTGCCCCTGCCAGCTGACGCCGGACTGCGCCGGGGATATCCCCAGCAGCACCGTGGACCCCCAGGACGCCGCCACGACCAGACCGACCAGGACGTCCAGCGCCCTGCGGTCCGCGAACCCGCGCGCCACGAGGTAGCCGAAGAGGCCGAAGACGAGGCCCGAGGCGCCGGCCGTGTTCGTGTACGCGGGGGAGACCAGCCACACGCCGAGCCCGTCGACGACCACGACGAACGCCACCACGGCGAGGAACCGGCGCACCCCGCGCAGGGCGGCCAGGAAGCCGAAGACGAGGAGCGGCCCGGAGTTCGCCGCGACGTGGTCGAAGCCGAAATGGAGGAACGCGGACGGGACGACGTCACGCAGCTCCGCCACCTCGCGGGGGGAGACGCCGTACGCGTCCAGGGCGTGGCCGGTCAGCACGTCGACGCCCTCCAGCACCCACAGCAGGGCGACCAGGCCGGCCACCAGGCCCGCCGCGGCCTTCACCCGCGTCCGCCCGTGCCGGCCGGCCGTCACCGCGCCGCCGTCCAGGCCGCCCGCACCGCCCATCACGCCCCCTCACTCCTCGCCCGCACGCCCCGGGAGCGTCTGCCCGCTGCCGGCCCCGGGCCCCGCCCGTCCCGCGGGCCACCGCGTCCCGCACCGGCCCCGGACCACGGAAACGTCCGGCGTGCCCCAGCGGTTCCGACCCGCCTTCGGACGCCTTCGGGCGGTTCCGGTACGCCTCCGGTACGCCCCCGGCACGATCCCCCGCCGGTGCCGGCCCGCCCCCGGGCGCGTGTCCCGGACCTCCCGGCGCGACTTCGGCGGTCCGGGCACCACGCCGGGGCACGTCCTGCGCACCCAGCGGTTCCGGTACGTCCCGGGCACGGCCCCCGGGCCGTCCCGGCATGACGCCCGGCGGTTCCCCGCCCGCCCCCGGCACCGGCGCCGCCCCGCGCCGGCCCCGGCACGACCCCGGTGCGGCCCGCCTCGCATGCTCCCCGGCGGTTCCCGGCCCGCCCCCGGCACCGGCGCCGCCCCGCATCAGCCCCGGCACGACCCCCAGTGCGGCCCCCGCATGCTTCCCGGTGGTTCCGGCCCGCCTCCCGGGCCCGCCCCCGGGCACCACCCCCGGGCACCACCCCCGGGCACCACCCCCGGTCCCGGGCCCGGTCCCGGCGGGCCCGCCCCGGGGCACGGCCCTCGGGCACGCCCCACGCACCCAGCGGTTCCGGCCGCCCCGGGGCGCCCCCCCCCGCAATCCGGGCGCCGCCCCCTGAACGCGGCCCCCGCCCGGCCCCGAGGCGGTGCGCGCGGTCCCCGGGGCGGCGGCCCCCCGGGCGAGGTGGCGGGTGCGGGTGGGCGGATAGGCTCAGCGGCGTGGAGCCGGTAGAAGAGCAGCGTCGTCGTCCGTGGGTCGTCGGAGTGTCCGGGGCGTCCGGAACGCCGTACGCGGCAGCCGTACTGCGCGGACTGCTCGCCGCGGGGGAGAGCGTCGATCTGGTGGTGTCGCGCGCGTCGCGGCTGACGCTGCTGGACGAGACCGGGATCTCCTTCCGCGACGCGCACTGGCGCGAGGACCTCCAGGCGTGGCTGTCGCGGGGCGCGGACGGAGTGCCGGGCACGTTCGACGTGGACGTGGCGGGCGCCGACATACGCCACTGGGCGGCGGGGGACCTCGCCGCGGGGCCGTCGTCCGGGTCGTACCCGGCGAAGGGGATGCTGGTCGTGCCCGCGTCCACGGCCTGTGTGGCCGGGGTGGCGCTGGGCCTGTCGAAGGACCTGCTCCAGCGCGCGGCGAGCGTGGTGCTGAAGGAGCGCCGGCCGCTGGTGGTCGCGGTGCGGGAGACGCCGTTGAACGGGCAGACCCTCAGGCACCTGGTCGCGCTCGACGAGGCGGGAGCCGTGGTGCTGCCCGCCTCGCCGGCGTTCTACGCGGGGGCGACGCACATCCAGGACCTGGTGGACTTCGTCGCCGGGCGGGTGCTGGACGCGGCAGGGGTGCCGCACCGGCTGTACCGCCGCTGGAAGGGAGAGCTCGGTGGCTCCCGGAAGGACTGACGGTCCGGCGTCGCCGGGGTCAGCCCTTCTTCGTACGGGACGTCGACGTGCGCCGCTCGCCGGCCGCCTCCTGGCGGGCCGCGACGGCTGCCTTGCGGACACGCGAGCGATGAGCCTGCTCCTGCATGGAACGCATGTGGGCGTAGGCCATCTCGATCGTGTACACGATGAGTGTCATCTCCTGGGATCGTCGTTGATCGTTGAGTGAATCACAGGGAAATCCCCCCTGTGTGCCTTAGATTCTACACCTGTACTTGCTGGATTGCTGATTAATGGAAGGCTTCAGGTATATGGACGCCGTGGATAGGCAGCTCATCCAGGCTCTGCGGGAGAACGGCAGGGCCTCGTACGCCGAGCTCGGCCGCCTCGTGGGGCTCTCGGGGCCCTCCGTCACCGACCGCATCAACCGCCTCGAAGCGGCCGGGGTCATCACCGGCTACCGGGCGACGGTCGACGCCGCCTCCCTGGGCCTCGGCGTGACGGCCCTGGTCGGCATCTCCCTCTCCGACGCCGCCGACCACGAGGACGTGGCGCGTCGCCTGAAGGACCTCCAGGAGATCGAGGACTGCTGGTTCATCGCGGGCGACGACTCGTACATGCTCAAGGTCCGCGCCAACGACGTGGACGGCCTGGAGAAGATCATCCGCCGGCTCTCCGGCACCCGTGGCGTGTCGCGGACCCGCACCACGATCGTGCTCTCCACCAAGTGGGAGAACCGCGTCGGCGAGCTGCCGGAGCAGCCCTGACCCCGGGGGTCCTCCGTCCGGACCGGGCCGGGCCCGTTCAGGCGGAAGACCCCGGCCGGTGGTGGGTGCCGGAGCCCGTGGGGCGGGGGAGTACGGTGGGTGCGTCCGTTGTGGGACACACGGGTTCGACGTAGTGGGAGGCAGGTCCGTATGGACGCGGGGCTCAAGCGCGAGCTGGAGGAGAAGGTCCGGTCCGGGGAGCGGCTGACCCGCGAGGACGGCATCGCGCTCTACGCGTCGGACGACCTCGCCTGGCTCGGCGGTCTCGCCCACGAGGTGCGCACGCGCAAGAACGGCGACGTCGTGCACTTCAACGTCAACCGCCACCTCAACATGACCAACGTGTGCACCGCGTCGTGCGCCTACTGCTCGTTCCAGCGCAAGCCGGGCGAGAAGGACGCGTACACCATGCGCATCGAGGAGGCCGTCCGCCTCGCCAAGGCGATGGAGAACGAGAACCTCACCGAGCTGCACATCGTCAACGGGCTCCACCCCAACCTGCCCTGGCGCTACTACCCGCGGTCGCTGAGCGAGCTGAAGAAGGCCCTGCCGAACGTCTCGCTCAAGGCGTTCACCGCGACGGAGATCCACCACTTCGAGACGATCTCCGGCATGTCCGCCTCCGACATCCTGGACGAGCTGATCGAGGCCGGTCTGGAGTCGCTGACCGGCGGCGGCGCGGAGATCTTCGACTGGGAGGTGCGGCAGCACATCGTGGACCACCGCACCCACTGGGAGGACTGGTCCCGCATCCACCGGCTCGCGCACGAGAAGGGTCTGAAGACCCCTGCGACGATGCTGTACGGGCACATCGAGGAGCCCCGCCACCGCGTCGACCACGTGCTGCGCCTGCGTGAACTCCAGGACGAGACCGGCGGCTTCCAGGTCTTCATCCCGCTGCGGTACCAGCACGACTTCGTCGACATGCAGGACGGCAAGGTCCGCAACCGGCTCCAGGCCCGCACGACCATGGCGACCGGCGCGGAGGCCCTGAAGACCTTCGCGGTCTCGCGGCTGCTGTTCGACAACGTCCCGCACGTCAAGGTCTTCTGGGTCATGCACGGCGTGCAGACCGCGCAGCTCGCGCTCCAGCACGGCGCGGACGACATGGACGGCTCGGTGGTCGAGTACAAGATCACCCACGACGCGGACAACTACGGCACGCCGAACAAGCTCACCCGCGACGACCTGCTGGAGCTCATCCGCGACGCCGGGTTCCGCCCCGTGGAGCGCAACACCCGCTACGAGATCATCCGCGAGTACCCGGGCCCCGACACCGCTCGCCGCGAGGCCCCGCAGCCGATGCGCTTCTGACGCACCCTCTGCCCGGGCCGGGGCCGGGGCCGGGGCCCGGGCCCCGCGGCCTCGGGGCCGCCGCCCGGGCGCCCGCCCGGGCATCCCTGGCCCGTTCTCCGTCCGGGGCCTGCCCGGGCCCTGCCCGCCCTGTCCCCCGCCCGGGTCCTTCGCCCAGGCCCCCGCCCGGGCCCTCGCCCGGTCCGCCTATCGTCGGGGCATGACGCTCGACTTCGTACTGGACCCACCCGTCGACCGGCACCTGCGTGACGGTGTCCTCGACCTGTGGGCGGACGTCACCAACGCCGGCGGCGCCGTCGGCTTCGTCCCGCCCGTGACGCCCGACGACATCCGCCCGCAGTGGGTGAGCCACCTCAACGCGATGGACGAGGGCCGCATGCGGCTCCTCGCGGGGTACGACGCGGACGGCGCGGTGGCCGCCACGGCATTCGTCACCTTCAACACCCACCGCCTCATGAACCACTGGGTGTGGCTGTACACCGTCATGGTCCACCCCAAGTACCACGGCATGGGCCACGGCCGGGCGCTGCTCGCCGCCGCCGAGGACGCCGTGCGCGGCATGGACGGCATGGAGGCGATCCGCCTCACCTGCCGCGGCGGCCTGGGGCTGGAGCGGTTCTACGCCTCGTGCGGCTACAAGGAGGTCGGCCGCGTCCCCGACGCCATCCGGCTCGGTGACGACGAGTACCGGGACGACATCGTCATGCTCCTCCCCTTGAAGTGATCCATTCCGCCGCGTGCTTCACTAGTCGGGCAGAACCGCGCAGCCGCACGCAGCACGAGTACGGAGAAGGAAGAAGGCCCATCGTGACCGCCACCACCAGGTCGACCGCCGCCCTCAAGTACACGCTCATGCGGATCGGCGTCTTCGCCGGCTGCTTCGTCGTCCTGTACGCGCTGGTGTACGTCGGTCTGATCCCCCGTGGTCTCGGTGAGTCCAACGCGCTCTGGGTGCTGCTGCTCTCGATCGTCGTCTCCGCGCCGCTCAGCTTCGTCCTGCTGCGCCGGCAGCGCGAGGCGATGTCCGAGCAGATCGTGGAGAAGGTCGGCCAGGCCAAGGCGCGCCTGGAGGCCAACCGCACGCAGGAGGACGGCGTATAACGTTCGTCACACGGCACGCGACACCCTCCCGCCCCGGGTCCAGGAACGCTCGTTCCGGCCTGGGGTGTTGTCGTTTTCCCAGGCCGACCCGTCCGCGCGCCTGTCAAAGTACGGCTTTGGGTTCCTCAAAGTTCAGGTGTTAACGTTCTGGGCATGAAGACCGCAGTGCGCCTCCGCCACACGACCACGAGCGTCCCGCTCGTGGCGCGCCTGCACGTCGACCTCTGCCGCCGTGTGTCCGCGGCCTGTCGCCGCGAGGTCTGAGCCTCCCGCTCACGCCCGGCGCCCGGTTCCCGCCCGGAACCCGCCCCGCCCGGCACCACGCGGCCGCGCCGCCCCCGCGCGCGGGCGCCACCCCGAACCCCCAGTCCGTACCCCTTCACGCCCTTCTGGAGTGTGTCCGTGTCCGCGCCCGCTTCCGCGCCCACGTCCCCGCCCGCGCGCCGCATGTCCCTGCCGCCCTTCTGGGTGCAGATCGTCGCGGGCCTCGTCCTCGGCGTGGTCCTCGGCTGGATCACCCGCAGCCACGACGTCCTGTGGCTGCACACCACCCTGGACAAGGTGGGCCACATCTTCGTCCAGCTGCTGAAGCTGGCCGTCGCGCCGCTCGTCTTCTTCGCCATCCTGGTGTCCATCACCAACCTGCGGAAGGTGAACAACGCCGCCCGGCTGGCGACCCGCACCCTCCTCTGGTTCATGATCACGTCGTTGATCGCGGTCGTCATCGGCATCGTCATCGGCCTGCTCACCAACCCCGGTGCCGGCACCGGCCTCACGCCGAAGGACGGGCAGAAGCCCGAGCACGCCGGCTCCTGGCTCGACTTCCTCACCGGCATCATCCCGACGGACGTCATCACCCCGTTCACCGAGCTGAACGTCCTCCAGATCGTCTTCATGGCCGTCGTCGCCGGCATCGCCGCCCTCAAGCTCGGCGAGAAGGCCCAGCCGATCCTCACGTTCGCCGAGTCGGTGCTGGAACTGCTCCAGAAGGCCCTGTGGTGGGTCATCCGCCTCGCCCCGATCGGTACCGTCGGCCTCATCGGCTACGCCATCGCCGAGTACGGCTGGCACCTCATCGGCAAGTACGCGACCTTCACCGCCGACGTCTACATCGGCTGCGCCCTCGTGATGTTCGGCGTCTACCCGCTGCTGCTCGCGACCGTCGCCAAGGTCAACCCGGTCCAGTTCTTCAAGGGTGCCTGGCCCGCCATCCAGCTGGCCTTCGTCTCCCGCTCCTCGGTCGGCACCATGCCGGTCACGGTCAAGGTCACCGAGCGCCTCGGCGTGCCGAAGGAGTACACCTCCTTCGCCGTCCCGTTCGGCGCCACCACCAAGATGGACGGCTGCGCCGCGATCTACCCGGCCCTCGCCGCGATCTTCATCGCGCAGATCTTCGGCGTGGAGCTGGGCGTCAAGGAGTACGTGCTGATCGCACTGGTCTCCGTGATCGGCTCGGCCGCCACCGCGGGTCTGACCGGCGCCACCGTCATGCTGACCCTGACCCTCTCCACCCTGGGCCTGCCCCTGGAGGGCGTCGGCCTGCTCATGGCGATCGACCCGGTCCTCGACATGATGCGCACCGCCACCAACGTCGCCGGCCAGGCGCTCGTCCCGGTCATCGTCGCCGCGCGTGAGAAGATCCTCGACCTCGACGCGTACCACTCGGCGTCGGCCTCCCCGGTCGACGAGGACGAGTCGCGGGAGGCGGAGCGGAAGGTGTCGCTGCCGCCGGTCGCGGCCTGACGCCCCCGCCGCCACCGCCGTACCCCGACCCGTGCCCCCCGCCGATTCCGGTGGGGGGCACGGGCGTTCGGGTACGGGGCAGCGGCCCGTAGGCTTACGGGCTGCCGATCATGAGGAGGCGGGGCGCCGGTGGAGAGCACGGGTGGCACGGCCGGCGCGGGTGCCGCGACCGGCACGGGTGGGACGGGTGGCGTGGCCGGTGGCGGCGCACGGCCGAGGCGGCTGCCGCGGGCGGAACGCGAGCAGCAGATGCTCGACGCCGCCGTGCGCACCTTCGGCAGGCGCGGGTACCGGGCGGCGTCGATGGAGGAGATCGCCGAACTCGCGGGCGTGTCCAAGCCGCTCGTCTACCTCTACCTGCACTCGAAGGAGGAGTTGTTCAGCGCCTGCATACGTCGGGAGGCGGCCGCGCTGACGGCGGCCGTACGGGCGGGCGCGGGCGCCCCCGGACCCGGCGTACCCGTCGAGCGACGGCTGTGGGAGGGGCTGACGGCGTTCTTCGCGCACACCGCGGACCACCCCGACGGCTGGGCGGTGCTGCACCGTCAGGCCCGCACCCACGGCGAGCCGTTCGCCGCGGAGGTGGCGGCGCTGCGGGAGGAGATCGTCGCGTACGTCACGTCCCTCATCGGCGCCGCGGCCCGCGAGGTCCACCGGGACCCGGGGCTCGCGGACGGGGACGTGGCCGGGCTCGCGCACGCCCTGGTGGGGGCGGCCGAGTCGTTGGCCGACTGGGCCAACGCCACGCCGGGCGTGGACGCCCGCGAGGCCGCCGCGACCCTCATGCGCCTCGCCTGGTCGGGCCTGGGCGACCTGGCGCGGGGTGAGGGCTGGTCCCCGGGGGCCGTCTGAACGCCGGCGCGGCGAGAGCGGACGAGGCATTGCCGAAGGGGGCGGGGGGCGGCTAACTTACCAACAAGTAAGTTGACTTGCCCGTCAACAAGCGGCGTGACGCGTGCCCCCGCACGCTCCGACGCGAACCCCCGCGCGCCCCCGACGCGTATCCCCGAGCGCCCCGACGACCGCACCCCGGTACGACCCCGCGCCGCCCGGCCCGCACCGCCCCTCGCCCCGGCGTGACCCGCTTCCCCCGGACCCCCCTCCGTCCCCCGCGCCCCCTCCACCGCACGACCCCACCCACAGCACCACGGCAGCCGACCGCAAGGAGCCGCACGTGACAGTGGAACCGGTCCCCCCGCAGCGCGTCCTCGTGGACGGCGCGGTACGCGAGGCTTCCGTCCCCGCCCTCGCCCCGCCCGTCACGGACGGCTCGCTCGCCGACATCCCCTTCGACAACGCCCGCGCGGAACCCGCCGCGCCGGTCCTCGCCCGCAAGGACCGCGACGGCGTCTGGCGGGACGTCACGGCCGCCGACTTCGCCGCCGAGGTCCTGGCCGTGGCGAAGGGCCTGATCGCGCACGGCCTGCGCCCCGGCGACCGCCTCGCCCTCATGGCCCGCACCACCTACGAGTGGACGCTCGTCGACTTCGCCGCTTGGGCGGCCGGACTGGTCACCGTGCCCCTCTACCCGACCTCGTCCGCCTACCAGGCCCGCTGGATACTCCAGGACTCGGGCGCCGCCGCCTGCGTCGTCGAGGACACGGAACAGGCCCGGCTCATCAGCGCCGAGCGCCGCGCGCTCCCCGGCCTGGCGCACCTGTGGGCCCTCGACACCGGAGGCGTCGCCACCCTCCGGCAGGCCGGGGAGCGGATCCCCGACGAAGTGGTCACCGCCCGCCGCGCGGGCCTCTCACCGGACCGCGTCGCCACGCTCGTCTACACCTCCGGCACCACCGGCCGCCCCAAGGGCTGCGTCCTGACCCACGGCAACTTCTTCGCCGAGGTCGACAACGCCGTCGAACTGCTCCACCCCGTCTTCCGGTCCGTCAGCAGGGAACCGGCGTCCACGCTCCTCTTCCTGCCCCTCTCCCACGTCCTGGGCCGGATGGTCGCGATCGGCTGCCTGCGCGCCCGCGTCCGCCTCGGTCACGCCCCGTCGATCGCGACGGACGACCTCCTCGCCGACCTCGCCGGCTTCCGCCCGACCTTCCTGGTCGCGATCCCGTACGTCCTGGAGAAGGTGTACAACACCGCGCGGGCGACGGCCGAGAAGATGGGCCGGGCCGCCTCCTTCGACCGGGCGGCGACGGTCGCCCGGCGCTACGGCGAAGCCGTCGAGGCGGCCCACCACGGCACCGGACCGGGCCCTTCGTACGCCCTGCGCGGTGCCCGCGCCCTGTACGACCCGCTGGTCTACCGCCGCATCCGGGCGGCGCTCGGCGGGCACGTCCGGTACGCGATCTGCGGTGGATCACCGCTGGGGCGCCGCCTCTCGGCGTTCTACGAGGGCGCGGGCATCTCCGTCTTCGAGGGGTACGGCCTGACGGAGACCACCGCCGCGTCGACCGTGACGCCCCCGCAGCGCCCCCGGCTGGGCACGGTCGGCTGGCCCCTGCCCGGCACGGCGGTGCGCATCGCGGAGGACGGCGAGATCCTGCTGCGGGGCGGCCACGTCTTCACCGGCTACTGGAACCCCGACGGCCCCACCACCGGCGCGACCACCACCGGCCCCACCGCCGCCCCGGCCGGCCCCGCCGCCACCGCTGGCTCCGCCACCTCCGCCGACGGCTGGCTCCCCACCGGCGACCTGGGCGCCCTGGACGAGGACGGCTACCTCACCATCACGGGCCGCAAGAAGGACGTCCTCATCACCAGCGGCGGCAAGAACGTCGCCCCGGCCCCGCTGGAGGACCGGCTGCGCGCCCACCCGCTCGTCGGCCAGTGCATGGTGGTCGGCGACGACCGCCCGTACGTCACCGCCCTGATCACCCTGGAACCGGACGGCCTCGCCCACTGGCGCCGCATGCACAAGAAGACCGACGTCCCCCTCGCCGACCTGGTCCACGACGACACCCTCCGCGCTGCCCTGCAACGCGCGGTCGACGACGCCAACCGCCTGGTCTCCCGCGCCGAGTCCATCCGGCGCTTCCACGTCCTGACGGGCGACTTCACCGAGGCCGCCGGCCACCTCACCCCGTCCCTGAAGCTCCGCCGCGCGGCGATCACCCGCGACTTCGCCGCCGAGATCGACCGCCTGTACGCCCCCTGACCACCGCCGCCCCGGCCCCACGCCCCGTGCGGGGAGCGTGGGACCGGGGCGCGCGGGCGAGCGGCCGAGCCGGGGCGGTCGGGCCCGCGAGCGGGTGCGCGGTCAGCCGATGGTGCCGTGTCCGGCCCAGCTGGTTCCGACGGTGCTCATCACGACGTAGAAGGCATCCGTGACGTTGAGCGGCTGCCCGGCGGTGCGGCCGGGGTAGATCCGCACGTCGCCGTTGGCGAGCAGGGCCCACACGTCGGGCACCGCGTCGCCGTTCACGTCGGGCGTGCCGGCGAGGACGGGGATGTTGGTGCGTGACCAGGAGGAGGCACCGTAGGTGTCCAACTGTCCGGCGGAGGCCGTCCGCGTGCCGAGGGAGGCGAAGTCGAGGCCGCCGCTCGCGGCGTTCCTCCCGTACCGCACCCTCACCTGGCCGACGGAGTTCTCCCGGAATACCAGGTCGGGCGCGGCGTCCCCGCCCAGGTTGACCAGCTGCACCAGATCACGTTCGGCCCACGCCTCACCGGCTGGTTTCGTCGCCTTGGCGAAGGCGCCCCCGGTGTAGCCGGTGAAGGCCCACAGGTCGTTCCCGGCGATGGCCAGCAGGTCGGGGCGACCGTCACCGGTCACATCGCCCGTGGAGAGGACCTGCCGGATCGCGGCCGGCGAGGGGGAGCCGGCCGGCAGGAGCAGTTCGACGCGCTTGTGGACGTCGAAGCCGGAGTATCCGTCGCCCGGGTAGAGGTACAGCCGGCCGTCGGCCATGCGGGCCACCAGGTCCTGGACCCCGTCCCCCGGGAGCCAGTCGCCGTTGTGGGAGAGGGCCGCCCCGGACCAGTAGCCGGGCGCCACGAGCCTCGCCGCGCCACCCTCGGTGGTGTACGCGGCGGGCATGCCGCGGTGCAGCCGGTCCGTGCCGAGGGTTTTCGCGTACAGCTCCAGGTTGCCCTCGGCGGTGACGGTGTAGACGTCCGGCACCTTGTCGCCGGTCACGTCCATCGGACTGTCGAGCACGGGTGCCGGGCGGACGTAGAACTCGTAGACCCGCGCCTTGGAGATGTTGCCCGTGTCGTCCACGGCGCGGACGTAGAGCACGCTCGGCCCGGCGTGGAGCGGCGACAGGGAGACGACGGCCCGCCCCTCACGCAGGGGGTTGGGAGTCGCCTTGATGTCGAAGGCGGTGTCGAAGCTGTACTGGTACTCCTTGACGTCGGTCGCGCCGCCGGTCGAGAAGGTGAACAGCCCGGCCGTGCCGAAGGGGACCGTGGACCAGACGGAGCCGTCGTCCTCGGCGGCCGGGAAAGCGTCGGAGGAGACCCCGGGCACCGCGGGTGCGGAGTGGTCGACCGTGAACTGGCAGGCGGCAGTGGTCCCGGCGGGACCCCAGGCGGAGGAGAGGCCGCCCGCGTCGGTGGCCAGCGCCTGCCAGGAGTACGTCTTGCCGTTGCCGAACGACGTCCAGGGGACCAGGTGGTTGATGCTGCCGCGGCTGGTGGGCGTGAGGGTCACGTTCACCACCGGGGTGGTGGGGCTGCCGGTCGGCCAGACCCTGAGCGTGACGGACTTCAGGTCGCCGTTGGGGTCGGTGGCGGAGACGGCGAACGTGATGTCGGACCGGCCGACCGCCGGGAACGGCGACACCGTGTCACAGGTGGTCCCCGGCGACGTCCGCATCGAGGTGGCCGGCGGTTCGGTCGGGGGGTCGTTGTGCAGGACCTCGATGTACGGGGCGGTCTCCGCGTTCACCCCGAACTTCTTCCAGGAGTGGGTGTCGCCCTCGTTGGCGGCGCGCAGTCCGAGCGGCAGGCTCTGCCATCCCTTGCGGGCCGCCTCCTGCGCCGCCGACGTGATGTCCATGGCGACCCACTGGTCCGGGCAGTCGGTGGTGTTGTACCCGTGCCCGTTGGTCTGGTCGTCCAGGAGCCGGATCCAGCTCGGCTGGCTGTTCCACGTGGTGGTGGGGGAGATCGAGCTGGTCAGGTACAGGTTGTACTGCCGCGTGGAGCAGCCCCACGAGTACGTCTGCAGGCCGCGGAAGTACGCCTTCGAGACGTTGCGGATCGCGGGGTCGAACTCGAAGGTGAAGACGGAGCGGGAGAGGCCACCCGAGTCGGCCTCGTACCCGACGCGCGCCTCGTTCGATCCGTCGTTGAAGTTCTGCCCATTGTAGAAGCTGGAGCTCGGGTACTTCTTGTACAGCAGGGTCCAGTTGGCGCTGTGCCCCTTGAAGGAGGGGTCGACGAAGACGGGGTAGACCGTCGCCGGGTCAAAAAGCATTCCCTTGTCGACGACGATGTCCAGTGCCTGGCTCTCGCCGAGGGAGGCGTCGAGCACGGAGTCACGGGTCCCGGGCTGCGGCCCGGCGAGGCCGGGGAAGGCGAGCGCGGTGTCCCGCACCTCCGGGT
This portion of the Streptomyces changanensis genome encodes:
- a CDS encoding DNRLRE domain-containing protein — its product is MGRTRGRRGRFAALAAVLALAVAVPLGLRPDGRAPDAPAPRADADRAPTRALPAPDAVREARRTGKDVEVTGRRTATSTTWAQPDGMLRTRTHGAAIRARVGGEWKPVDTTLRRVAGGYAPKAVNDPLLFSAGTPAGGGSGARASRSVRTALVADGRADDAGWHDLVRLTTGGHDLVVRWPGPLPAPVVDGPRALYEDVRPGIDLVLTARDSGYSHVLVVKDRAAAGDPLLERLRYRLASPTLSFHLDAKTKAVSALDAAGQEVAAAPTPYMWDSAGPVRATVGEPAPSVDPEVRDTALAFPGLAGPQPGTRDSVLDASLGESQALDIVVDKGMLFDPATVYPVFVDPSFKGHSANWTLLYKKYPSSSFYNGQNFNDGSNEARVGYEADSGGLSRSVFTFEFDPAIRNVSKAYFRGLQTYSWGCSTRQYNLYLTSSISPTTTWNSQPSWIRLLDDQTNGHGYNTTDCPDQWVAMDITSAAQEAARKGWQSLPLGLRAANEGDTHSWKKFGVNAETAPYIEVLHNDPPTEPPATSMRTSPGTTCDTVSPFPAVGRSDITFAVSATDPNGDLKSVTLRVWPTGSPTTPVVNVTLTPTSRGSINHLVPWTSFGNGKTYSWQALATDAGGLSSAWGPAGTTAACQFTVDHSAPAVPGVSSDAFPAAEDDGSVWSTVPFGTAGLFTFSTGGATDVKEYQYSFDTAFDIKATPNPLREGRAVVSLSPLHAGPSVLYVRAVDDTGNISKARVYEFYVRPAPVLDSPMDVTGDKVPDVYTVTAEGNLELYAKTLGTDRLHRGMPAAYTTEGGAARLVAPGYWSGAALSHNGDWLPGDGVQDLVARMADGRLYLYPGDGYSGFDVHKRVELLLPAGSPSPAAIRQVLSTGDVTGDGRPDLLAIAGNDLWAFTGYTGGAFAKATKPAGEAWAERDLVQLVNLGGDAAPDLVFRENSVGQVRVRYGRNAASGGLDFASLGTRTASAGQLDTYGASSWSRTNIPVLAGTPDVNGDAVPDVWALLANGDVRIYPGRTAGQPLNVTDAFYVVMSTVGTSWAGHGTIG